A single genomic interval of Oncorhynchus mykiss isolate Arlee chromosome 13, USDA_OmykA_1.1, whole genome shotgun sequence harbors:
- the tspan35 gene encoding tetraspanin 35, whose protein sequence is MGCFGFLKVLMFVFNGIIFLAGAAILGVGIWVKVDSGSILGFLKGIKDAPAEMNQILNVGYLLIAVGAVLLIVGFLGCCGAMKESRCMLLMFFVIVLVVFIAEVAGAVVILVFKPLAGQLIEKLGTKVVQNIRKDYGENSDVTALWNATMDTLKCCGFYNYTDFTDSPFEKYTHLYPQQCCHSADFSSCDDTSATIIGCFPKLMQLIDKNTIVIVAVALGIAALEILAMVVSMTLYCIIGSKSD, encoded by the exons ATGGGTTGCTTCGGATTTCTGAAAGTCTTGATGTTTGTCTTTAATGGCATCATCTTT TTGGCAGGCGCTGCCATCCTGGGCGTGGGGATCTGGGTGAAGGTGGACAGCGGCTCGATCCTGGGGTTCCTCAAGGGTATAAAAGACGCTCCGGCGGAGATGAACCAGATCCTAAATGTGGGCTACCTGTTGATTGCTGTGGGGGCCGTGCTGCTGATCGTAGGTTTCCTGGGCTGCTGTGGCGCCATGAAGGAGAGCAGGTGTATGCTGCTCATG TTCTTTGTGATTGTGTTGGTGGTGTTCATTGCAGAGGTGGCTGGAGCAGTGGTTATCCTGGTGTTTAAACCCTTG GCAGGTCAGTTGATTGAGAAACTGGGAACCAAAGTGGTTCAGAACATTAGGAAGGACTATGGAGAAAATTCAGACGTCACCGCTCTCTGGAATGCTACTATGGATACG CTAAAGTGCTGTGGATTCTACAACTATACAGACTTCACTGACTCTCCATTTGAAAAATACACCCATCTCTATCCTCAACAGTGCTGCCACAGTGCTGATTTCAGCTCTTGTGATGATACAAGTGCT ACAATCATCGGCTGCTTCCCAAAGCTTATGCAACTGATTGATAAAAACACTATTGTCATTGTGGCAGTGGCATTGGGGATCGCTGCCCTTGAG ATATTGGCGATGGTTGTCTCCATGACTTTGTACTGCATAATAGGCTCAAAGAGTGACTGA